A window of Cytobacillus sp. FSL H8-0458 genomic DNA:
AGAAAGACCTGCTGAGAAGTGAATTGATTCAAGGTTCAAAGTCGCTGAATGGAATCTTTTCCGCGTGGTATTTCCTTCTGCGCTATGTGGTTCCTCTGGTTATTATCATTGTATTCCTTGATTCACTGCAGATTATATAATAAAAACGAGGGATGGCAGCTAACAGGTGCCATCCCTCGTTTTTATGCTACAGCCATCCCCGTTCATATTGCTTAGGAGGTTCGATTGATGCACCAAGTTCGTTTGCTGCTGTCCGCGGCCAATAGGGGTCTCTCAGCAATTCTCTGGCAATAAAGATTAAATCAGCCCGTTCGTTTTGAAGGATTTCTTCAGCCTGCAGGCCGGATGTAATAAGCCCGACTGCACCAGTCTGGATATTCGCACCTTCTTTAATGGTTTCAGAGAATTTGACCTGGTAGCCCGGGTAAGTATGTATTCTGGCTGGCACTACTGCTCCGGAGCTTACATCAATTAAATCCACTCCCTGCTCCTTCATCCATTTTCCCATTTCTGCATAATCCTCTGAGGTTAACCCTTCATCATGATAATCATGGGCTGATACTCTGACAAATAAAGGGCCATCCCAAACGGCTTTAACGGCTTCAATGACTTCACGGAGGAAGCGGTATCGGTTTTCAGCCGATCCCCCATACTCATCATTCCGTTTATTGCTTAGGGGTGAGAGAAACTCATTGATCAGATAGCCGTGTGCAGCATGAATTTCAATTACTTCAAAGCCGGCTTTTTTCGCTCTTTCAGCGCCTTTTTTGAATGCCTGGACAGTTTCTGATACTTCTTCTTTTGTCATTTCTTTTGGTGTTTTCATTTTTTCATTAAATGCAATAGCTGATGGGGCGAGAATTTCTCCTTCAACAGTCGCTTTTCTGCCGGCATGCGCAAGCTGTATTCCAGATGAAGCACCGTGTTCTTTCACTAGCCCGGTTAATTCCTTCAGGCCTGCGATGTGATCGTCACTCCATATCCCCAGATCCTGAGGAGAAATCCGGCCCTGTGGAGTCACAGCTGTTGCCTCCAGGATAATTAATCCCACCTGCCCGACAGCCCGGCTCGCATAATGAATCCGGTGCCAGTTTTCAACCATTCCGTCTTCATTATGGCTTGAGTACATGCACATCGGTGCCATAACAATTCTGTTTTTAAAGGTGACACCTTTAATTGTAAAAGGTGAAAAGAGCTTCGTTTCCATAATTTCTGCCTCCTTATTTCGCTATCCTAAATATTAAGTATATCAGGCAGTTCCAAAAATGAAAAAGAACATGCATTTAGGAAGGTGTGTGCTTTCAGCGTTTATTCCTCAATTCGCTTAACTTATATAATGTACCTCTCCAGACTATGCCGCCCCGTACAAAGGTTAGAATGCTGGCACGGATTATAGAATAAATAAACAGGAGAGCTGTAATAGGAAATACAGTAAACAGAAGCGGAGAAAATTTGGACATTCTTTTTGTAATGATTGTATAAACACCTGCTATTAAAACAATGTTTGCAAGGCTTAGACTGAAAATCATTTTGTCAGTTGAAAAAATGGAGAAAAAGGGAAGCACCTGAGAAAAGAATGTGCCGGCAATTGCAAATAGCACCATGCTAATACGGTAATGAAGGCCTGCAAAAGTATTTTTCTCCAATCCTTTAAAGGCTTCTATTAAGCTTTCATACCATTCAACTTCAATCAGATCCATCGCCGTTGCAAATTTCTGCCTGAGGCCGTTCTGTTTGATTTTCATTCCAAGCATTAAATCATCATCAGGACGCATTTTTAATGCCTTGTGTGTTCCGATTGCTTCATAGGAATGCCTGGACACCATATTAAATGCCCCAATGCCAACGCCGCTCTTTGAACGTGGATTATTCGCCAGCCATGGGCGTTTATAATAGGAGAAGCCGAAAAGAAAAAAAGCAATGAACGTGTTGAGCCAGAAACTCCTGCCCGTCAAGCTCGGTGCCGCCGTTAAATGATCCAGGTCATTCTTGCTGAAATAATGAACCGCCTTGCTGAAGGCATCCTTTTTAAATAACACATCGGCATCTGTAAACAGAATTAATTCCCCTGATGATTCCATATATCCTTTATAAAGAGCGTGGTTTTTTCCCAGCCATCCGCTAGGGAGGGAATCAATATGAATGCACTTAACCCTTGGATCTTTCTTCTGAATATGGCCCATGATGCTTCCTGTGCTGTCGGCTGAACGGTCATTGACCAATATCCATTCAATGCGCTTATAGCTTTGCCGCAGCTGGGTTTCTAAGCTCTCCGTAAGCTTCGCTTCTTCATTCCTTGCCGCTGTAATAACAGAAAGAAGGGGGCCTTCAGTCATCGTATCGCTATCTTCAAGGCGGTCCAGGCTTTTTAGTCCCAGAACGGCATCAATTAGTACTGCAATCCATACCAGGAGGCTTGCGCTTAATAGAATAATGAGCATTTGCAGGTTTCTCATCCTTTTTTCATAGTTTGCAATAAGACGGCGTTTTATAGGGGATGCCGTCAGCTAAATTTTGACGGTGCTGCTGAAGTTTTGGCCAAGCCGCCTCGATTGGGCTGTCGCTTCCTTGATGCATTCAATGAAAGCTTCCTGCACTCCGTTCGCTTCAAGCACTTTTACGCCTGCTTCAGTGGTGCCGCCAGGGCTTGTTACTTCTTTCCTAAGCTGCTGAGGGTCCTTGGCTGATCGGGCCAGCATTTCGGCTGCCCCGATGAGTGTCTGGATGATGAATTCTTTCGCCATACCCTTTTCGAGCCCGATTTCTTCCGCGCTTTTTTCCATAGCTTCCGCAAGATAGTATATATATGCCGGTCCGCTGCCTGACAGGCCTGTTACAGCATCCAGCTGACTTTCCTCAACAAATGCTGATTTTCCCACTGTATCAAAAATGCCTCTTACTGCTTTCATCTGTTCTCTGTTCACTCTTTCATTAGCCGATAAGGCGCTTGCTGATTTTCCGACTGCTGCTGATGTATTTGGCATGGCTCTTACGACTGGCAGCTTTTTTCCTGCCAAAAATTCAATGCTTTCGATCGAAACGCCGGCGAGAACGGAAATGATCAGCATGTCTTCCTGTAAATAAGGCTTTATGAGATTGATGGCTTCCTGAGCATCTTTTGGCTTCATCGCTAAAATAACAGCGTCAGCCCCGCTTAACAGTTCACTGAGATTATAAGTGGCCTGAACGCCATAGGCTTTTTGCAAGGATTGCAGCTTTTTCCTGCTGCATCGGTTTGTCACCCAAATTTTGCTGCCGGTAATGAGCCGGCTTTCGACGATTCCTGATATTAACGCTTCTGCCATTGATCCTGCTCCTACAATAGCTAATTTTTTCATTTGGTTATTCCTCCTTATTGTTTGCTCTATTTACCGGCTGTTAAAAATAAAAAAGCCTTTCCATCCAGTAAAGGACGAAAAGACTTTGCTTCCGCGGTACCACCTTCATTGCCTTTTCTTTCTTCGTGCAGCATGCCTGCCGCAGCCGCTGTGTTTTTGAAAAGGCATCTCGATCCCGATAACGCCGGGGGTGCGTTTAGGTTTTCCTAACAGCTCATAAGGCAGGTTCAATGGTCAAGTGGACGGTGAAGCCTTTCAGCCGCTCGAGCTTCACTCTCTTTCGCCGTTTTCCATTTACTAATCTTATTCATCGCCATGTTTCTGCTGTACAGAAGTACAGCTTTGATTTATGAAAATCAAATTTTAATTGTGATTATGCAAGAAGACACACTTATTTGTCAAGCGGTATTTTTCAAAAGATTATTAATATTGCATAAAAGTTATGTGAAAATAATGACAATTACTAAAAAGAACGGTACACTTATTTTTATATATGTAAATTTCTAAATTATGTTATTGAATTCCGTTAATATGTGTGTATGGCAAATGCTGATATTTAAGGGAATAACAGAACAGTTTTACTTAAAGGAAGCATGTCTGCGGAAGTATATAGAAAAACAGCTTTATTTTATTTAAATATAGTGATTTTGGGAGGATTGTAACATGGCAAAATGGAAGGATGGAATTGCAAAGCTTATTATCCCGACACCTTTTCCTGTCGGCGACGTTAATGTATATGCAGTAAAAGGGGAAAAGCTGACTCTTGTCGATGCAGGCCCTAAAACGGATGAAGCTTGGGAAGCTTTAAAATCCCAGCTTAAAGAGCTGAATTTAACTCCGGGTGATTTTGAACAGGTTGTTCTCACACATCATCATCCCGATCATGCCGGGCTGCTTGACTTTTTTCCGGACAATCTTGATGTGTTCGGGCACCCGGTTAACCAAAGGTGGCTGTCCCGTACTGACGAATTTCTAAAATTTCATGATGAATTTTACATAAAACTGTTTAATGAATTTGGAATCCCTGAAAGGTATGCTTCCTTTATTAACAAAATGAAAAAAACTTTGCGCTATGCCTGCAATCGTACCCTGACAGGAGAGCTGAAGGAAGGCAGCCAGCCTGAAGGGCTTAACGATTGGGCGGTAATGGAGACCCCCGGGCATGCACAGAGCCATATAGGTTTGTTCAGAGAGAAAGATGGTGTATTCCTTGGAGGAGACCATTTGCTTGCACACATTTCACCTAATCCTATCCTGGAGCCGCCGCTTTCCGGCAATGCGGAAAGGCCGAAGCCGCAGCTTCAGTATAACGAGTCTCTGAAAAAGCTGCGCCAGCTGCCGATATCCCTTTTTTACTCCGGACATGGAGAGGATATTACAAATGTGAATGAGTTAATAAACGAAAGGCTTGGCCGCCAGCATGAGCGGGCGATGAAAGTAAAGGCATGGCTTGAGTCCGAATCGCTTACTGTTTTTGAGGTATGCCGCCGCCTTTTTCCGAAGGTTTATGAGAAGGAGCTTTCCCTGACCATTTCCGAAACAGTCGCACAGCTTGACTATTTGCATTCAATAGGAGAGATTTATATAAATAAAGAGGAGGAAGCATTCTTGTATTCCGCATCAAAAGAGGTGGTTTGATTGTCAGACAGATTAAAAAATAAAAATGTGATTATCACCGGTGCATCAGGCGGAATCGGGGCGCAAATGGCCGTCCTTTGTGCCGAGAGGGGAGCAAATCTTGTCCTTCTTGCCCGCCGCCTTGACAAATTGCAGGAGCTGCAGGCAGACTTGCGGAAGCGTTATTCAGTTGATGTTCATGTGCAGAAGCTTGATGTTTCGGACACTGACGAAGTTTCGGCTGTTTTTTCAGAGATCATTGCCCGGTTTGGTCACATAGACGTTCTTGTGAATAACGCGGGTTTCGGTGTTTTCAGGGAGGCGCATGAAGCAAAAGTTGAAGAAATAAAGGGAATGTTTGATGTAAACGTTGTTGGCTTAATGGCCTGCACGAGCATGGTGCTGCCAGTGATGAGGAAACAGAGGAGCGGCCATATTATTAATATCGCTTCACAGGCCGGCAAAATGGCCACACCGAAATCGAGTGTCTATTCCGCCACCAAACATGCGGTTCTTGGCTATACAAACAGCCTTCGGATGGAGCTTACTGACAGCAATGTGTTTGTGACGGCAGTTAACCCCGGACCGATTGAAACCAATTTCTTTACTATTGCAGATGAAAAGGGCACATACGTGAAAAATGTAAGCAAATATATGCTTAAGCCCGAATACGTGGCCCTCAAGGTAGTCAATGCCATGCTACGGCCTGTCAGGGAAATCAACCTTCCGCGGTGGATGAATGCGGGGAGCATTATCTATGCCCTTTTTCCAGGACTGTTCGAAAAAATTGGAAAACGCGCATTCAATCAAAAATAAGAAGCTCAGAAGCTGCAGCCAAATGCCTGCAGCTTCTTTTGTTTTTGGCTGGTGAGGCGTCTGTCCCGGGGAGAAAGAACCACTTTTAAGAAAAACCGCGTAAAATTTCCATTGAAACCGAACGCATATTCGCTTAATATAATGGGTATACATATACAGAACAGATGTTCTTGCGATATATATTTTTTCTCAGAGGGGCTATGCAGCATAGAAGCTGATAAGCAGCGCCTTACGCTTTTTTTTGAAGGAGGATGTCGAAGTCATGGTTGATTACAGCTCAATGCCGAACAATCAAATTTTGTGTGTTGATATGAAGAGCTTTTATGCAAGCTGTTCTGCTGTCATGCTTGGTCTGGATCCTCTTGACTGCTATCTTGTAATTGCCGGGAATGTGGAACGGAAGGGGAGCGTTGTTCTGGCGGCCTCTCCACGAATGAAAAAAGAGTTTGGAATAAAGACAGGGTCCCGTCTTTTTGAGGTCCCCAATGATTCGCGCATTCGAGTTGAGGAGCCGAAAATGGCGACTTATTTAAGAATCTCCACTGAAATCACCAGAGTGTTTAACCGATATGTCCCCAAGGAAGCCATCCATACGTACAGTGTCGATGAAAGCTTTATAAAAGTAGACGGCGCAGTGCATCTCTGGGGTGATGCCCAGACGATTGCCTGGAAAATAAAAGATGATATTGAACGGGAATTTCAGCTTCCCTGTGCCATAGGAATAGGGCCTAATTTGCTAATGTCAAAGCTGTGCCTGGACCTTGAGGCGAAAAAAAAGGGAGTTGCACAATGGACGTATGGAGATGTAAAAACAAAGTTGTGGAATATATCGCCGTTACGGGAAATGTGGGGCATCGGCCGCCGTGTTGAAAAGACATTGAATGGAATGGGGATTTTTACAGTCGGCCAGCTTGCCCGCTATGATCTGGCTAAGCTCGAGAAGAAGTTTGGGATTATGGGCAATCAGCTCTATCACCATGCATGGGGTATTGATTTGTCGGAAATAGGCGCGCCGATTATGGCAGGGCAGATCAGCTTCGGCAAAAGCCAGATTTTACTGAGGGATTACAAAGAGGAAAAGGAAATTAAGCATGTGGTCCTTGAGATGTGTGAAGAAGTGGCAAGAAGGGCCCGCAGCCACCGCAAAGCCGGCAGAACCATCAGCTTTGGTCTTGGCTACAGCCAGGATGAATTCGGAGGGGGGTTTTACCGCTCCAGGACAGTTGATCAGCCAACCAATATTACGATGGATCTTTATCGGGTCTGCCTCGAGCTTTTTGACGAGAATTATGAGGGGAAAACAGTACGGCAGATTTCCATTTCCCTCGGCAATATTACGGATGACTGCGAAATGCAGCTGAGTCTGTTCGACTCGGATGGCTGGAAAAAAAGGGAGCTCGGCTATACTGTCGACCGGATCCGCTCCAAGTTTGGAGGAGGAGCTCTTCTGAGAGCCGTCTCTTATACAGGCGCAGGAACCGCCAAACACCGTGCGACATTGGTTGGCGGCCATAAAATGTAAAAGGAGGGTCAGCTTATGATTCGCGATCGGGGCAGAATTAAATGGACTTCCATGATGCTGCCGGAACATGTAAAGCTCTTAAGAGACTGGGCAAAGGAAGACACATACGAGCAAAAGCGGGAATTGGATGAGCAGAAGCTTGAATATATGAATGAAATTCTTTCGGAAGCAATGGAATTTCAAAAAAACGTTACACTTACACATTACAGGGGCAGAAATTATGAACTGGTTATCGGGAGCATTCATTATTGGGATGACTTTGGCCAAAAGCTTCATGTTGTTGATCGGTTTGGGGAAATTCACCGTATTTCCATTAACGATATAGCGGATGCGCGGTTCACGGAAGAGTAGTGCTGTCTGAAATGGATGAATTTAAAACGGGTATTTTTGGACGAGGGAAGCACCTTAACAGCAGGGAGGTGTATGAAATATGCCTAGAGGAAAAGAACTGGAACAGCTGCCAATGTCCAATATCGCACCAGGGGCCGGGGAAGACAGTACGGACAGGGACCGGGAACGGCTTCAAGGGATTATACAGAATGAAAGAGCAACACCCGCAAGAATAAAAAATGAAAAAAAACGGGGATGACTGTCCCCGTTTCCACCCTTATTGCTTGTCATCGGAAGCTTTCTCCGCGCGGACACAGGATTGGAAAGTTCCTTTATGAGTGCCATCACAAAATGGGATTTTCAAGGATCTTCCGCAGCGGCAAAGGGAGAAGGTTTTTTTTGTTTCGAATTTATTGCCATCCATATCAATTAACTCTACATCACCTGTTACACGCAGCGATCCATTATCCATTACTTTAATCTGCGCCTTGGACATATCCAATCATCCTTTCTAAAAATCTTTATTAGGCGGCTCAATAGCAGCTGTCTCTTTCAGAAGCAAGTTATGCCTATCTGTGTTAAAATCAGCATATGCAAAGGGAGGTAGTTTTACAACATGGAAATAACATTAACTGAGTTGGCGGCAGAAAAATTATCGGGACGGATTGCCGGCAAAGATGGATTCATAAAGCTAAAGTATGATATAGACGGCTGCGGCTGTGTGGTAAGCGGAGTCGCGGCACTCTGGCTTGTTGAAGAGCTGGATGAAGATGACAGGGAAATCAAAACAAACACCGGCAGCGTATATGTGGAAAAATCCAAGGAAGTATTTTTGGATGAAAGATTAACGATAGACTTTTCAGAGAAGGCAAATTGCTATCAGTTAAAAAGCCCGAATCAGTATTTAAACCCAAGAATGAGCTTTATTGATAAAACAAAATAATAATGAAGTAGCAGACGGCCGCTGAGGGAAGGCGGTCTTTTTAATAGGCTGAGATAGGTAAAAATACCCTTCCAAAATTCTGGAAAATAAGGTTTTAATATATTAGTAAAAGGTTAGATAACAGGATGTTTGTCATTATGGGTGAAGAGAGTGCTGATTGGGGGAGATTTGAATGAAGTGGAAGTTATTTTTTCTGGCGGCAGCTTTCCTGATTTTGTCGGGGTGCAGTACAGCAACAATGGGCCAGGCGATTGATGATGGAATTCCATTCAATGTAAAAGAAGTCTTACATAAAGAAAAGGTAAAAGATGGAGTCATACTGCTGTATTTAACGCAGCAGAATGATGGGCAAAATGAGGTCGAGGCCATGGCAGCTGCCTATTTGAAAGGCAGTGACAAAAAGGGCTGGAAAAATGAGGGCCATAACCATTGGGAGCATTATGAGAATGAACATATGACCGTTTATTCAGATACCTTCTATGATTACGATAAGGAAGGTAATCTGGAAAACAGATTACCAATAATTTTTGGTGAAATTCAAAGCAGAGATATTAAAAAAGTAGAGGTAGCCGGCAAGGCAGAGAAATTCGAAGAAGCGGCTATTATCAAAAAAGAAAACAAACGCTATTATTTTAAAATGGGAGATTTTCATACTGCAAGAGGGCTGTCGGCAGATGGAAAGGAAATCATAAAGAAAAAGAAAAATTAGAAAATCTTATATGAAGCAGCTGGCTTACACTGAAGCCAGCTGCTTCTATTGTGATAAAGTATCTTTGCTGCTGACATACTGCTCCAAAAACTCGTCAATGACTTTTTCATAATCCTCTCTGTTTTCGTTAAAGGATTGGGCATGGATCCCATTGGCAGCAAGGTAAAGTTTTTTAGGGCCTTGTTTCTTTTCATACAAAGCTTCGGACATGGTCGGCAAAATAAAATCATCTTTTTCACTGTGGATAAACAGGATGGGCTTCTTTATATTGTCTATAACGGAAATAGGCGAAACGTCTGCAATGGAGTATTTCTCCCGCATCCGCAGGAATAGATCAGCAACAGGCAAAAAGAGTTTAGCGGGCAGCTTCATCTCGGTTTTTAAACGGTAAGCCAGCTGCTCCTTAAAATCAGAAAAAGGGCAATCGGCAATGTAAAAGTCGGCACCGTCTTCAAGCATTCCCGCATAAAGGAGCATGGTGGCAGCCCCCATGCTTTCACCATGAATGCCGATCTGGATATCGGGGCCTTTTTCCGCTTTAAGCCAATCAACAATTGCTTTTAGATCAAACTTTTCATAATGACCGTAACTTGTCGTCTTTCCCCCGGATTCTCCGTGGCGGCGATGATCATAGATTACAGCGTTAAACCCCCTTTCCAGAAAGAGGTTCATATATTTAATCGAGTTCATTTTATTTTCCGTAACACCGTGTGAAATAATGATATAGCGGCTGTTTTTATGGGGTTCAGCAGCCACGGCTTTTAAGTTATAGCCAAATGGGGAAGGAATAAGCACTTCTCTTTTCGGGAGGCTTTCATACTTGATCAGATCAAGTCTGCCGGACTCCTTCTCCCTTTCTAAAATAAAGTCATCTTCCTTCTTTTTCATAAACATAAGCCTATTTGTAAAATAGACGCCGAGTGATGAAAGAAAGAGAACGATGGAAAATAAATAACGAAAAAACCTTCTCAAACCCATCCCTCCATCTTTTTTCTTTATCGCAGTCAATCACGGGAAATCCCCACTGATTGAAGTTTTACTTTATTTTACCATTCTGGATAAAATTAAAACAGAGATGTGAGCCGGGACAAACTGAAATTTTATGAAGGGCTCGCGGCACAAAAAAAGCCGCTCCTGCGGCGGCTTATTGCTGTGCGTTTTGTCTTTTAGTTGGATGAATCGCCTTTTCCAATTCCTCGGCAGCAATCGTCTGGCTGACTGTATCGGAATTCGGCTTCCCCTTCTGGCTGGATCCTTTATCGCGTTTGTGGCTCATCGGATTATCCCCCTTTTAATGGCTGCAGCTGAACCTGAATTCGACAGATGCTTTCATCTAATAAGATGCGATAAAAAAGGGGGCATTATTCATCGAAAGCTGTAATACTATTGGACAGTTTGAGCATTCAGCCTGAAATAGGTGCTTTCAATCGGCCTGGAAAGATGAGGCTGAACAATTTTTACAGCTTCCATTAATTGATCCAGGTTAACATTGGTTTCAATTCCCATGCGCTCAAGCATATAAACAACATCTTCTGTTGCAGCGTTGCCTGCAGCGCCAGGGGCAAATGGGCATCCGCCAAGTCCGCCGGCGGATGTGTCAAATCGGTCGACACCTGCCTGCATGGCTGCAAAAATATTTGTGAGGGCCATTTTTCTTGTGTCATGGAAGTGAGCAGTCAGCAGAGTATTTGGAAACTCTTCTTTTAAACGGGAAAAAAGCATGTATGATTCATGGGGAGCAGCCATTCCGATCGTATCTGCCACGCTTAATTCATCAGCCCCTGCCTCTGTAAATTGGCGGCATAGTCCAACTGTATCTTCAGGATCGATGGCTCCTTCATACGGACAATAAAATGCCGTTGAGATGCAGGCACGGACAAAGTAACCTTTCTCCTTCAGTTCTCCGATAATCGGCTTTAGTTCATCCATACTTTCCTGAGTAGTTTTATTGATGTTTTTCTTGTTAAATGTATTGCTTACACCAACGAAAACGGCAACAGCCCGGCAATCAGTCATATATACTCTGTCAATGCCTTTGCGGTTCGGGGCAAGCACGATATCCCTTGTATTTGCATCAAGACAATCTGCCGTAATTTCAGCTGCATCCCCCATCTGCGGAACCCATTTAGGAGACACAAATGAAGTAAGCTCCAATTCTGTTAATCCTGCATTTTTTAAACTTTTAATAAAGTCTTTCTTAACTTCAGTCGGTACAAACGACTTTTCGTTTTGCAGTCCATCCCGCGGGCCCACTTCAATAATTGTTACTTTATCTGGAAATGCAAGCGTCATGTTTTCCTCTCCCGTTTCATAATTTAATTTTTGGTAAGCGTTTTCTCGATATCCTTAAATTTATTGTATTAGGAAAGTATTTTCGATTGCAAGAATAATAGAAATTTTGACAAAATAAAAGGAATTTTGATATCCCTGCACGAATATAAGCAAAGAGATGTTTTGAAAGGATGAGAGAGATGGCACAAACCGAAGTTGTAATAGTCAGCGCTGTCCGGACAGCAATCGGCAGTTTCAATGGAAGTCTAAAAGATGTATCAGCACCAGAGCTTGGGGCGATTGCAATAAAAGGCGCTCTTGAAAAAGCTGGTGTAACACCGGATCAAATAGATGAAGTAATCCTGGGAAATGTCCTGCAGGCAGGCCTGGGCCAAAACACAGCAAGGCAGGCAGCTCTTAAAGCGGGTCTTCCTGAAAGCGTTTCCGCAATGACGATTAATAAAGTTTGCGGTTCAGGGCTGAAGGCGGTCCATTTAGCAGCACAGGCCATTTTGGCCGGCGATGCCGAAGCAGTGATTGCAGGCGGCATGGAGAATATGAGCCAGGCGCCTTACATACTGAAAAATGCAAGAAATGGCTTTAAAATGGGTGACCAAAAACTTATAGATTCGATGATTTCAGACGGTCTCTGGTGTGCTTTTAATGATTACCATATGGGAGTTACGGCTGAAAATCTTTGCTCGAAATATGAGCTGAGCAGGGAAGAACAGGACAAATTTGCCGCAGACAGCCAGGAAAAGGCGGCAAAGGCAATCGAAGAAGGAAAATTCAAAGATGAAATCGTTCCGGTTGAAATTCCTCAGCGAAAAGGGGATCCGATTGTTTTTGATACAGACGAGTATCCGAAAAAAGGGACAACTGCTGAAAAGCTCGCAGGCCTGCGTCCGGCGTTTAAGAAAGATGGCAGCGTAACAGCCGGAAATGCTTCCGGGATTAATGACGGGGCGGCTGTATTGCTGGTTATGAGCAGAAAGAGAGCAGATGAACTGGGGCTTAAGCCATTAGTGGCGATTAAAGGAAATGCAAGTGCAGGTGTAGATCCGAGCATCATGGGCATTGGTCCTGTTGCAGCAGTAAAAAAAGCGCTTGAAAAGGCATCTGTTTCCATGGATGAATTAGAGCTTATTGAAGCAAACGAGGCATTTGCAGCCCAGGCGCTGGCAGTTGACAGGGAGCTTCGTTTTAACAAGGAGATTCTGAATGTTAATGGCGGGGCCATTGCACTCGGACATCCAATCGGCGCAAGCGGAGCACGAATCCTCGTAACCCTAATTCATGAGATGCAAAAAAGACAGGCAAAGAAAGGCCTTGCAACTCTTTGCATTGGCGGAGGCCAAGGGGTAGCTACAGTAGTGGAGCTTGCATAGCCGTTTTTGATACTAGTTAGTAAAAATAAGTACTTTTTAATGAAAGGAGCGATTGAAGTGAAGAAAATTTATACTTCCTTCAGTGAAGCGGTTCAGGAAATTCACGATGGTGCCGTCCTTATGGTTGGCGGTTTCGGTCTGTGCGGAATTCCGGAAAACCTTATTTTGGCTTTAGTTGAAAAAGGGGTTAAGGATCTGACAGTCATCTCGAATAACTGCGGTGTTGACGATTGGGGACTTGGACTGCTTTTAAAAAATAAACAAATTAAGAAAATGGTTGGCTCATATGTTGGGGAAAACAAAGAGTTTGAAAGACAGGTTCTTTCAGGGGAAATTGAAGTAGAGCTGCTCCCTCAAGGAACACTGGCTGAGAAAATCCGTGCAGGCGGCGCAGGCATACCTGCTTTTTACACACCGGCTGGAGTAGGGACCCCAATTGCAGAGGGGAAAGAGACGAAGCTGTTTAACGGCAAGGAATATCTCCTTGAAGAAGCGCTGAAAGCAGACTTCAGCCTTGTGAGAGCATGGAAGGGCGATAAGATGGGCAATCTTGTTTATCATAAAACAGCCCGAAACTTCAATCCGATGATTGCAGCAGCCGGCAAAGTGACAATTGCAGAAGTGGAGACGCTTTATGAGATTGGTGAACTGGATCCGAATTATATTCATACCCCGAGCATCTATGTTCAATCACTGATTGAAGGAAAACAGGAGAAGCGCATTGAAAGACTGACGGTGAAGAAATAAATACCAGTGACGGAAGGAGAGGGTGTCATGAGTAACGATAAAGCGGCAGTACGCGAAAAAATTGCGAGACGGGCTGAGAAGGAAATTGAAAATGGCTTTTACGTGAATTTGGGAATCGGTATGCCAACATTGGTTGCCAATTATATTTCTAATAATAAGGAAGTGGTCCTGCAATCTGAAAATGGATTACTGGGAATCGGCCCG
This region includes:
- a CDS encoding CoA transferase subunit A; this encodes MKKIYTSFSEAVQEIHDGAVLMVGGFGLCGIPENLILALVEKGVKDLTVISNNCGVDDWGLGLLLKNKQIKKMVGSYVGENKEFERQVLSGEIEVELLPQGTLAEKIRAGGAGIPAFYTPAGVGTPIAEGKETKLFNGKEYLLEEALKADFSLVRAWKGDKMGNLVYHKTARNFNPMIAAAGKVTIAEVETLYEIGELDPNYIHTPSIYVQSLIEGKQEKRIERLTVKK